The genome window TCATGGCGACGACGAAGCCCTGGATCAGCTCCGTGACCTCGGCGCCGACCAGGTGGGCCCCGAGCAGCTCGCCGGTCTTCGCGTCGAAGACCGTCTTCACGAGCCCCTCCATCTCACCGAGCGCGATGGCCTTGCCGTTTCCCCGGAACGGGAAGCGCCCGACCCGGACCTCGCGGCCGGCCTCGATCGCCTTGGCCTCGCTGAGCCCGACGCTCGCGATCTGGGGGCGGCAGTACGTGCAGCCGGGGATGCGCTCGGGATTCATGGGGTGGAGTCCTTGAACGCCCGCGATCCGCTCGGCGCAGAGCACGCCCTCGTGGGTCGCCTTGTGGGCCAACCAGGGCGGGCCGGCGACGTCGCCGATCGCAAAGACGTTCGGCTCTCCGGTCTCGGTCCACTCGTTGGTGACGATGTGGCCCCGATCGACCACGACGCCGGTCCCTTCGACGCCGATCCCCTCGACGTTGCCGACGATCCCGATCGCGAGGATGACGCGGTCGTAGGTCGCGACGATGGGGTCGCCGTCCTCGGGCGTGATCGTCGCGGTCACTTCGCCGTTGGCCTTCTCGAGCTGCGAAACCGTCGCGCTCGTATGGATCGTGATGCCCTGCTTCTCGAACTGCTTGTGGGCGAGTCCGGAGATCTCTTCGTCCTCGACGGGCAGGATCCGCGGCAGCGCTTCGACCACGGTGACGTCGGCGCCGAGATCGTTGTAGAAGCTCGCGAACTCGATGCCGATCGCGCCGGAGCCCACCACGAGCAGTCGCGCCGGCAGCGAGGCCGGGACCATCGCTTCCTTGTAGCTCCAGACGAGCTCGCCATCGGGCTCGAGTCCCGGCAGCGACCGTGCGCGGGCGCCGGTCGCGAGGATCACGCTTCCCGCAGCGAGCTCGAGGGTCGTACCGTCCGCAGCGTCGACGGCGACGCGCCCCGGCCCGGCGAGTCGTCCGACGCCGTCGAGCACGTCCACCTCGTTCTTCTTGAGCAGCCCTTTGACACCGGTGCTCAGTCGCTTCGAGACCTGGCGCGAGCGCTTCACGATCTTCTCGACGTCGAAGGACACGTCGCCCACCGAGAGACCGAACTCGTCGGCCCGCTCGATCAGGTGATGGACCTCGCTCGTCCGCAGGAGCGCCTTGGTCGGGATGCAGCCCCAGTTCAGGCAGATCCCGCCGAGATGTTCGCGCTCGACGAGCGCGACCGAGAGCCCGAGCTGGCGTGCCCGGATCGCCGCCGGGTAGCCCCCGGGCCCGCCGCCGATCACCACCACGTCGTACTGCGCCTCGCTCATCCTCGTCCCACTCCGTTTCCCGGGCCGTTCTTCAGATTCAGTCGCCCGAAGTCCGTCGGGCTCGTACGCCCGGTCAAAGCATCATGCCCAGCGGATCCTCGAGCCTCGCCCGGATCGCCGCCAATAGCCGCGCGCCGACCGCACCGTCGACGGCGCGATGATCCGCCGCCAGGGTCGCGCAGGCGATCCGCCCGACGCCGATCTCGCCGTCGCGCACGACCGGCTGCTCGGCCGCCGCCCCGAAGCCCACGATGCAGGCCTGCGGCGGATTCAGGATCGGATAGACCGTGTCGATCCCGTACATGCCGAGATTCGAGACGGTCACCGTCCCGCCCTGG of bacterium contains these proteins:
- the lpdA gene encoding dihydrolipoyl dehydrogenase: MSEAQYDVVVIGGGPGGYPAAIRARQLGLSVALVEREHLGGICLNWGCIPTKALLRTSEVHHLIERADEFGLSVGDVSFDVEKIVKRSRQVSKRLSTGVKGLLKKNEVDVLDGVGRLAGPGRVAVDAADGTTLELAAGSVILATGARARSLPGLEPDGELVWSYKEAMVPASLPARLLVVGSGAIGIEFASFYNDLGADVTVVEALPRILPVEDEEISGLAHKQFEKQGITIHTSATVSQLEKANGEVTATITPEDGDPIVATYDRVILAIGIVGNVEGIGVEGTGVVVDRGHIVTNEWTETGEPNVFAIGDVAGPPWLAHKATHEGVLCAERIAGVQGLHPMNPERIPGCTYCRPQIASVGLSEAKAIEAGREVRVGRFPFRGNGKAIALGEMEGLVKTVFDAKTGELLGAHLVGAEVTELIQGFVVAMNLETTEAELMHTVFPHPTLSEMMHESTLAAYDRAIHI